A single genomic interval of Streptomyces sp. 1222.5 harbors:
- a CDS encoding MarR family winged helix-turn-helix transcriptional regulator: METETATRWLTDAEQCAWRTHLEVNRLLTYQLEKDLQPFGLTMNDYEILVNLSESEDVRMRMSDLASATLQSKSRLSHQITRMENANLVRRENCESDRRGLFAVLTEHGMETMRKVAPHHVASVRRHFIDLLSPETLIELDKALKPIAEHLRGQRGRP, encoded by the coding sequence ATGGAGACCGAGACGGCCACGCGCTGGCTGACCGATGCGGAGCAGTGCGCCTGGCGCACCCACCTGGAGGTCAACAGGCTGTTGACGTACCAGCTCGAGAAGGACTTGCAGCCGTTCGGCCTGACTATGAACGACTACGAGATCCTGGTGAACCTGTCCGAGTCGGAGGACGTACGGATGCGGATGAGCGACCTCGCCTCCGCGACCCTGCAGTCCAAGAGCCGGCTCTCGCACCAGATCACGCGGATGGAGAACGCGAACCTGGTGCGCCGTGAGAACTGCGAGTCCGACCGGCGCGGACTGTTCGCCGTGCTGACCGAGCACGGCATGGAGACGATGCGGAAGGTGGCGCCGCACCACGTGGCGTCGGTGCGGCGGCACTTCATCGACCTTCTGTCGCCGGAGACACTGATAGAGCTGGACAAGGCGCTCAAGCCGATCGCCGAGCACCTGCGGGGACAGCGAGGGCGTCCCTAG